GTCATGAATTGTTTTgaggttgtaaaaaaacacccaaaaccATCAGGTACTAGCTAAAGCTAGAATGAATCGTTTTGTGTTTctctatgcgtgtgtgtgtgtgtgtgtgtgtgtgtgtgtgtgtgtgtgtgtgtgtgtgtgtgcttctatgtgtgttttgtagggGTCGTCAGTAAAGAGCTTCAGCGTTGCTGTTTCTGGGTTTCTTGATCTTCTCAATGTTCTTCAGGATCATATCATGAAGAATCACCTGAAAGCAACAAGCAGAAATGTAGAGATTAACATCGTGCTGTCACATCTGACTTGAGCATTGAAGGAAAGTTCTGGTAAATACAACTCGGCTCTTATTTCCATTGTTTCAGCACCCTGCCCATCTGGTATGGATGACATGCTCataaaagtgaagccaaaacatcTTGACCGCCCCCTTGTGGCTGTCTGCAGTACAGGTCATGAATCCCACCCCCTCCATGGTAGCACATGGGACATAGACCAAACTACAAAAAGTACACCTCAAATACACTTTTCTCAAAAGATGGTTTTAGGGAGTTCACGCTGATGTATGTTAGTGTTCATTTTTATGATTGGTGTGGATTGAATTAGTTATTTGATGCTATAAAAATGCGGTGTGACCTCACAATAGACAGCTTTCATATAGTCACTGACTGTGTCGCTAGCTAGCTTAGCAGTATCTCTGACAGTAAGGTGAGGCAGCACAGGGTATTTTATAAGGTTGCTTTATCAAATTTGTACTTGAGGGAGTCCGAAACCGACATTAGCAAagtagaaaatatgttttttttgggtaATATTTGGTCGCACATGCTGTCTGTATCTCCTCTGATCTCGGTGTTGGACCAAGATTCGAGCTGAGCTCCTCAGCGTATACATTCaggtacttttttttgtgtgtatattatatatatatatatatatattatcccTTTAAATCTCCCTTAAGATACCCTGAGGGTATTTTTCACAGAGGAGTACTGATTACTCCTCCATAATCTAGACATCAGGCTCATCCTGCACAAAGTCACTTCTCACCCCATTTCACTGACGCTTGTGTGGTCAAGGTTTTAAAAGACAAACTCACATATTGATTCCTGAGCTCTGAAACAATGATTTTCAAACTGATGTACTCCTTCTCATCAATCTCTGTGATGGTCCTCCTGTAGTCCTCCTAAAGAGAAGAGACACAGACGGTTAATTAGGAATACAACCGACCCAGGTTTTTCTTAGAGACATGCCAGGCTCCAGTTGCCGTCGACTACGCGCGTTACCCACCACATGAGGGTACTTGACAATTTTGGAGACCAGCTTGGCTCTCGTGATGTAATATCTGGAGATCTGGTCCAAGTAGGATGCTGCTTCAGACTCCACCGTCCTCAGCTCCGCCACTGTCTCCTCCTACAGACACATGGgacaaatgacacaaacagacatagAGAAAATGGACACtgtgaaacaggaaacagagtATAGTTATATAATATTAACTTATTTTAGTTACAACTCATGTGTGGTTTCAGGAGTTTGAGGATTGCGTTATTACACCTCTATCATCAGTGTAAGATAGGAAGCTTTCCGTTTCCATGACAACCAGGAGATACCTGCTGTGAAGCATGTTAAGTGCTGCCCCCCAGTGTCAAACACAGGAGGACTGCAGAAACAGCATCCAATCATTGAAACATTTAGATACAGATAAATACTAGAGAGGAAAGCCAATAAGAATGAAGTCCTGTAGTGATGTGTTATGTAGTAATCTGTTAAAAATGGTGCAGCTtcactttagtttattttagacttattaaaatgaatatgtcTAAAATTTGAGTTTCTTTGGCAGGTACGTTTGGACTGTCATCCACTGTATATAATACCTGGACTTCCACTGCTAGTGTACTTTGAGGCCGGTACTGAAAGCCAACATCATGGATTTTTTTAGGGGTATGATTTGGTCCCTGACCGACGTCCAATGTGCTATTGCCTTCAGTCTCTTAACAGAGCCCTATTTTGTCCCTGACCATCAGTTGGAATTACTGTAAACATTTAGGGGAGAACAAGAATTCCAATATGTTTCACTAAAATGTCAAGATTAGGACATGAATCCATCAATACCATAACTAAATATCTATTTACATTGgtttacagcaacaacaaaaaaactaagtGGTTAGCGGGTTTCGTTACTCTTTAattcagaataaataaattgggTAAACACTTTCTGTATATTACCAACAATGTGTGATTTTTAGCCTCTaatatgtaaaacatattttttccagATGATGCAGTCAGTGAGGACTTACCTGTATGGAGACTCCAAAGTTATTTCCATCTTCTATTCTGGGGATGAGCAGCTGGACCCACATCTTTACCTGACAGAGTAGAGACAAGTAGCTGATTAGCTGATCTGAGGCTCTCAGGATGTTAACAGATCTACTATATAATCAGCTTGGGACCAGTCCAAGTTGTGCTTTTAAAAGTACCACATATTGCATGCATTGGCTGAAAACAATCAGTAAACAGTAACCTGAGGATGTTTTGGAGATGAGTCAAGTTACTGGCTAATGCAAACTCAACATTACCGTCTGctacttcacaataaaagctttctACTGGCAAACGAGaacaaggcttttattttgatgaaattACAGAGAGCTTAGCGAAGCTTCGTTAGCAGAGCTATTGTTCAATTAAAACAGGTCTACACAACCAGATATGGACATATTCTGTGCCGTTTGGGCGGGTGATCAGTTTAAAGTGTAATATGGAGATGTAAGATGATATAACTTGGTGAGTTCTTTGCGATACCAGAGAAGATAAACAGGCTCAGAGCAAAATGAATGTAGCGCCGATGATGATGCAAGGCGACATCACCATAACTTTCCATTCAATGAGtcagtgtggatgtgtgtgtacgGACACTTACTGTGTTGCATTTCTCAATCAATGTCCTGATCTCTGGTTTGACTTGTTCAATCAGGTCCACCAGCTTGGTGTTACATCTCATCATCTCCTCTGGCACCACCATTGATTTGGTTCCTCCTGGAATCAAACACAGAGCCCACAGTTACAAACTCCTCTTCTCATCAAACACACCGTCCACAGTTACAAACTCCTCTTCTCATGAAAGAGTAATGTTCCTGCTGGTTCCAGTTCCCACACTCTGCTGCCTGATTTTAGATCAATACAAGACCATTGACATGCAGAGCAGGTCTTGGGTTGGTCTGGGTCTTGCCATGCCAGCTCACTATTCTTTTGCTTACTGTGTACTGTGCTCAAGAGGCATTTGCTTTAGTAGTATTTTACTGCCAATAGGACAGTCTTTTCATAATCATTTAAAGTAGGAGTGGTAAACTGCCGATTTAGGCAATATGACTTAttcatgtgaaataaaacacaaaatgagaaTCTACATTATAAAAccgggaaaacacacaaaaaaggatCTGTTGAAAATCTCGTCTTCTGTTTTTACCTTGCCAGCTCTCTTGAGGGACTCCACCTTCTAGTTTCCTCTTCTTGGTGTtctgcagcacaaacagaagatgtcatttcattttaggCGTGCTGGACGCATGGCCTTGATGTTCTGTTGGTAACCCAACCCATCAATTTAGTCCAGACCGAAATACAATAGATTGTCATGAAATTGTGCGTTCACATTCAAGTCTGTGGCGTCACCCTGACTAGTCCCAAGTATGGGTCAAGCTCCCCAAAAAATTACTGGatactacattacccacaatgcagtgTGTACAAATGGGTGATCAAAAAACAGGttctaaatgaataaaagtcatagtatttacTCTCCATGGGCTGGTTTGTATAGGCTAGTAAGGAGCGACAGTCCATTACAgggcagaaaaacatttatcataAGTTGGAACGGGAGAATAAACTGGTTTATAGACCAGTTCCACTGTGAGGCTGTGACCGGTGTGCATCTTTGAAGACTTAGTAAGCTGATattatgaagtgttttttgatGTGTCCTATGAATTTTATGTGTTCAACTGCGTCATCTTAAATCACacatttcattgttatgcaAGTTTCCTCTGCACGTTACTCACGCAAGTTTAGTCACTTGTATTTATTTGCGTCGCTTGTGCGGGACCCgccggagaggaggagggtcctACCTCTATGTCATTTCTGTTTCAACAACGTCAGGAGGAGTCAACACTGATAGGCTTTTGACACAGTCATGATGCAAaatgcacggtggtgtagtggttagcactgtcgcctcacagcaagaggggcccgggttcaattcccgggccagacaaccttctgtgtggagtttgcatgttctccccgtgtcagcgtgggttctctccgggttctccggcttcctcccacagtccaaagacatgcagcttaggttaattgatgactctgaaattgcccgtaggtgtgaatgtgatgtgagtggttgtctgtctatatatgtctgccctgtgataggctggcgacctgtccagggtgaaccctgccttcgccccattgacagctgggatcggctccagcacccccgcgacccttaactggataagcggttacggaagatggatgatGCAAAATGGGcatcatttattataattattgttattatatttattattatttgtattcttattcttgttattatttttacacatattattaacaattaataaaatttaaacacatttttagctTTAAGTAACCCTTTAGGCCTTTGTTTATTGATACTTTGAAGTGAGTTTTTTCATGTCCTAGCATCATTTGACCTTCCCTACCAAGTTGGTCACCCAGACTCCCCTACACCTGCTAAAATGTACTGTAGACTCACCAAGTCCACACCATCATGGCTGTTAGTGAAGAGGATCGGCTCTGGGACTTTGAACTTGATATCTGAATGGATCTCTTTCAGGTCAACAACGTTGAGAATCGGCTCCTGGATAAAGACCACATGGAAAAGgttgaaaatgaatgaacaaaatatattttatttgttacaaaaggcctgaaaaaaaaggatggacACAATTCAAGTATTTTTGGGGCATTGTTCTCACAGACagtagagagatgacaggaaatgaggcaGATAgataatatacagtattttcaaaCTTGCCCCATCAACGCATTTAAAACTGCTTACATATCtaaaaataatcacataaattcgcttatttttttaataggcAACTAATCATTAAAGTACTATAGTATCAATTTAGGACATATTTAAGGCCATGGGGAGAGCATTTCTCTATGTTTGCtaacattaaaagtaaagttagGCGCTGCTGTTGACTTCCCGactcagaaaaagaaagagagaagcaaAAGAGGGCGAGCGGAagaattgagagagagagagagagagagagagagagagagagagagagagagagagacagtgcaGTGGTTCTGTGAATTAGGGCAAAAATATTTTGGGATCACTTCACAGCAGTTAtgttctaaagcacaaataaatagCCACCAAACATTCAACAGATGATTTACTGTGGAGACAGACGCTCTTAGTTTCATTTTCCTTCTCTGCATTTCAATCATTACATCCAAAGTgtattaccgtattttccgcactataaggcgcacttaaaagcctttaattttctcaaaaaacgacagtgcgccttataatccggagcgccttatatatggattaattctggttgtgcttactgacctcgaagcgattttgtgtggtacacggcgctctgtcaacatgttttagtagacttagtaaactacaaagccgcaccgcagcagcatcacggccaccgtagtcaggagcgtcgcggagtaatacatactgtgcttcaccataatattacagtgtgtgtgtataaggaccaacatggctcctgtcaagagacacgcttacgacgcggacttcaaactcaaggctatcagtattttatatatatgtattttacgTGTTATAACTGAACAAttttgagagttattgtgaatacgctaACGTTTGATTTAGCggtttcagactgtttttttttacgtgttacaactgaacagggttgggagttattgtgaatacgctcattaacgtttgaacaatgttgagagttattgtgaacacgtttaataaagtttgactgactgactgttttgtttcgcttaatgcgccttatagtccggtgcgccttatatatgaaaaaagatcgaaaatagaccattcattgacagtgcgccttataatccagtgcgccctatagtgcggaaaatacggtagttaATACTAAGCAGCAGGAAATGTCATTGCAGTGAGACAAAACCAAggtttattaattattttaaaagtgttttgagaTTAAATTGTTGCTTTATAATACATCAGCGGACTAATTTCCATAGGTCTTTGGACCCCTATGGAAACGCAGACAACAATTGGCTGAAGGAATGTTCTAGTGCCTTGAAAAGTAGTCCCAGAACTGAAATTAGCGGGAACTTCTTGGTGTAAACGCTGCTATTGTTAGTGGAGGAGTCTGTCATTACCATGCTAGATTCAGATTGCCTTCGACACCAGGGATTGACAGGAAATAGCATGTAATCCAGTGTGGTATTTGATCTGAGCTACTCAACCAGGGTTTGTTGTGGTATTAAGGCGAATGTTCCTACTACAGGGTGTCACCACATCAACTAGGACTAAAATCTGTACAATCAGAACTGAATTGTGAAACGAGCTTTCAGTCACCTACCTTGAGAAATTGATCCAACTCCAGGAGCTTTTTAGGGAAAAAGCTGGCGACCAGGTGTTCGGCCTACAGCAACAAAGAGGAGAGAACATTTTGAGATACACTGAACTTTTTGCTAAAATGCTATCATGAGGCATAAACTGcaccagagagaaaaaaaagacagaagtaaGAAAGCAAACAGAGGATCAAATTGTGGGAGGAAATCGACTCACCTCACTGCTGATCTGCTCCCTGAATGTCTCCACCTGTAGGCAGATGGATGGGCAGTTAGAACACCTGTATATTCCTCAATGATTCCCCAACAGTGAGACACACTGGCTACTTTACTTCAGACCATATGATCTTCTGATGAGAAGACTCAATCCTACTCAATTAATTTGCCTGATCAGACAGGTGAGTACCGGTAGCTGGATTTTTTAGCCCGTCGGGGCATTTTTCTTGCTCCTGGCCAGCATTATTGTCAAGTAATGTTTAGCATCCTATTTGCATTGCTGACATTACTAAAACAGCCTAATACAATATTACAGCCTAATTCTAATATAAACCATTATGTTTCATAGAAAGTAGCCTACTACTAATTTGTTAAAGTCATTTGAAAAGTGtatacaataataaacagcTGTACTGTATTTTGAAACCATCAAGAAAAAGTTTATCAAAGCTACccatttcattacattatatttatgtaatacatagggctgggcaataattcaatatgataatgtaTTGTCTTTCAAAGGATATGTATGGAGATTAAATCATATATTGAGTCATCATGATACACAATAACAAtgtcttaattaaaaaataacaagcaCATAGCTACTCAAATTTATGACAGGAATAGCTGTTTCCAGGAATACCACAAACTATTGTCTTAAACTGaaaattttaagatttttttctatAACATTTTTCTTGAAACTGTTAAATCGATTTTTGCACTAACGTTCTTTATTAACTGAGAACATActcagtattttttattattattttttaaccaaaaaaatgatttataacaTGGTTATTTCCTATGGGCTAATGTTATATGTTCAATAATTACTAGTAATAGCGCTGTATCGCGAATTATTTCGTTATCGAGGTACGACATGACCTATCGAGTGTCGAAATATCGATCAGCCCTACGCAATCtgaatgataaataaagaaaagttaatacaaatattaatctGGAAACGTTTCAATAAATCCTCCGCGTGTAGTGACAGACGTGATCATGAGAGGTTCCCACGGTATACACGCACAGGCATTTTAGTCACAAAAAACCAGGTGGAACGTGTAGAGTGGGAGTTGAGCTGCTCCGTGTCCAGGCCGGGGACATATGAGGTCCAGGCCCGGTGTGTCCATGAGGACTCGGACGGGCGGCTCTCACACTCACCCTGGTTTTCAGGTCGCGGTCGACCTTGAGAAGAGACGACATGGCGATGAATAAACGTCAAAACCCGCTTAGGTGTCCAGCAAAGCAAAACCTTTTTCCACTGTCGCTACAGCAAGCATGTACAGAACCGCCACTACGTTGGTTTCCGCAAGCTAGTGACGTAATCAAAAAGCGACACGACAGTGCGTTTGGTTTTCTTATTCGTACCGTCAGCAAGAAACCTATAAGTATCGGCTGACCGTCAGTAGGATGAGGCACCGCTCTCCCGGACGAAGCTGGGAAGGAAATCGAGCAAACACCTTATTGTAGCTCCAGTGacgatatttatttatttatcttttttaatggAACATTTAATCAACATGTTACATTAAATTATCTCAGAAGCAATAATGTGTAAGCAAACatgttaatgaaaatatttgtatggTAACcatttaaaattaatatttatagttatgttgcaaaagtatatataaacGTTTccccacatttattttatatataaatatatatatatatatatatatatatattatgtattataattattgttattattatcatttgtattcttcttcttattattattgttattatttttacacataTTATTAACAATTTAATCACCAAAGGTGAGAAAAGtgtaaacacaaattaaataacatGATATgatgatgtgtatatatatatatatatatatatatatatatatatatatatatatatatatatatatatatatatatatatatatatatgtgtatgtgtgtgtgtgtgtgtgtgtgtacacatacatacatatatatatatatatatatatgtgtgtgtgtgtgtgtgtgcgtgtgtgtgtgtgtgtgtgtgtgtgtgtgtgtgtgcgtgtgtttgcgAAAAAATCGATTCGCCAATGCACAGCCCATCACAAAGCGCGTGGCCTCGGGTGGATTAGTGCGCGTCATAAAATAGAGTGCACGTTTCTGCGGTTTCGAGGCGGAGACGATGCGTGACGTTAGATAAACGTTTCATTTGCATGACCCGAGTTTCAACACGGATGTATTTAAGCCGAGGACAGTTAACTTGACCCGCCCCCGCCCAGTGCACTCAGAGTTTATAATCGAGTGCACATTACTTtcgatgtgtttgtttttatctgttcaCCGGTCttaattcatatataatataaatagtGTTTTAATCATCcgataactgtttttttttaaagcaagttGTATCTGTCTGTGAAAGAAGAGGCAGAGTTCCTGAGGGAAGAAAACTTTCTCTCACTATagaaggtttttctttttactgttttctttcaaccatGGCGTGTGAAGGAAACGGCATGTCAGGTAAGTTTTAAAAGGCACCTTTTCAACGTCTATTcaagtcattttaaagttaatattgatatttttcatttccatgttttcttaaatcttattttacacAGTGACATCGTTGTAACAATTTCGACAGCCGGAGGTTATAGTGCTTCCTGGCGTGATTTCACTTGTGTTAAGTTAATGTAGACTACACTGATACTGTTGTATCCCTCCACAGATGCGAGGATAGGAGAGGCCCTGATCAAAGAGTAAGTCTGCTTTCTATGATCTCGAGTTTCTAGAACCCAAGTtacatatacattacattacattacattacattacagtcatttagcagacgcttttatccaaagcgacttacaggaagtgtattcaacataggtattcaagagaactactagtcaccagaagtcataagtgcatctcctttcttaaacaagcatcttaaagcataaaccagagcaaaagtatagtgcagaggcagattactacgaaaacaataattgcaacagactaatacgaatacaataagtgctacaaactactacgaataggataagtgcagtaaacaaatacaaattcaataagtgcagcgaactgatacgaatacagtaagtgcaacaactaatacgagtgcaataagtgctacgaggaaggctcagggtagttaGATTTCAAGAAGACCAACCACAGTCAGTTCACAATACAAAACCGAAAGCCACAAAAAGAAACCGATTAATCATCCAACTGAACTTGGGCTGATTTGCTGATTTATCGTTTATCCCTCTTTGGATTAGTGGCAGTTGCGTTtaaattttcatttcatcattaatatttttgaataataattaaaaaaataaactcatggTTCCATTTCCTGAAGACATCTGGATGGGTCCACATAGATCGtgttaaatcaaatcaaaactggagctgtttgtttgatttagataattgattaatcgtttAAAGtactgaaagtaaaagtaccgaAACAAaattttctcaaatgtgaagagtCGTTGGATTCTTTTTcaaagtattacattttttgaactCTTGCTTTGAATAAACAGCAAGTTTTGATGGGCTTTTTCTTCTATGAGTGCAGTAAATCTAAAGCACAGCGGAGCACGCTCTATAAAGTATAATAAGACTTTCTTTCTACTGCCACTTCACTTCCGCTATGCTTAACatcatttttgtaaatgaaaacaacattttctgatcCGACTCTGCATCGTTAAATTCTTTATATAAATCAAGTTTCAGTTTCACTTCACGGTCACAGTTGTTAAGCTCTTAGAGTAAATCATAAACTGTGTGTTGTATAATGACTCATATCAGGAAGACAATAaacggacaaaaaaaacattgcccaAAATCTATGATGCTGTTTCTCGGAAATGGGTTTGTCAGCTTCTTGAAAGTTTATGGTTTCCTGTCACCTTAAACGTGGCAAGATGcactgaaaacaacacaatcgtcgtttatttaaagtttatctAGTGTTGCATCATCAGAGCTCCATCCTCATGACCATCAGCTTCTTAAACTGTTCAGCTTCTTCattctttattgtatttttttctccattgtttATTTACGTGTCTTTGAATTTTCTCtgactgtgtttattgttacacACCAATACACCAAAGCAAATTTCTTGTTTGTGAAAAACTTACTTGGCAATTCACcggattctgattctgatatagcttaaacctgcattctctccacCGACCATCAGaaggcgactcctctggttgcaaaaatattCAGAGTGTATgaaagtctatgagaaagtacttctaacttgatttattacttatcatgttcatttagtgaattatggcccatttagagtcaaatagaccataaggcatggtgtgctttagggcggggctactgtgattgacaggtctctaccgcAGCGTGGTCTGGTCTTGGAGTTGACCATGTTTTCCCCCtaagaactttaaccctttcacaattCGTTTcacagttcatgaaagttaatagTAACATGTTGgtctcctaaaaatgtcttgt
This genomic window from Anoplopoma fimbria isolate UVic2021 breed Golden Eagle Sablefish chromosome 11, Afim_UVic_2022, whole genome shotgun sequence contains:
- the LOC129098235 gene encoding proteasome activator complex subunit 3-like, which gives rise to MSSLLKVDRDLKTRVETFREQISSEAEHLVASFFPKKLLELDQFLKEPILNVVDLKEIHSDIKFKVPEPILFTNSHDGVDLNTKKRKLEGGVPQESWQGGTKSMVVPEEMMRCNTKLVDLIEQVKPEIRTLIEKCNTVKMWVQLLIPRIEDGNNFGVSIQEETVAELRTVESEAASYLDQISRYYITRAKLVSKIVKYPHVEDYRRTITEIDEKEYISLKIIVSELRNQYVILHDMILKNIEKIKKPRNSNAEALY